TGGGATGGGGAAACAAGGTGCTCTGCCAATATTCTTTTTCTATGTAAAGATATTTCTTTCCAATAGGACGGTTCACCATGCCAATCAGTCCTATGGGCTAATCACTAAAATAAGTTTTTTGATGAATGATTAGGCTGAAAATTCTATCGGATTTTTGGATTGAACCTATACAACCAGCAAGATCATAGAATCAGAGGCTGGACTAGatctatatttataaatatccaGGAATAGCTTTGAAGTAAAAGCCTATTATTGGATATTTTTGAATATAGATCTACTCTAGCTTATAATTTTATAATCTTTCTGGTTGTATTAGCTCAAtctattaattcaataaatttttcAGCCCAATCAAGTGAAGTAAGACCTAAATTATATCCCATATTATATGCACCATATAGCGGTGCACCATGCCGATCGTAGGCATCATGTTGCTTGAATTATATGCCTTTTGGCATGCGCTTAGGTGGCAATTCTTCTTCTGTTTATTGGTGTGACCCACGCATATTGTGACCTATTAGTTAGTTATTAGAGTCCGGGGCAAAAGTTAGAATCGACCAAGTGTATAACAAAATAAAGAaggatttttttgcatgaatattcccctaaatatcaaattttgcatgagtacactttcaaaattgatatttgtatatataccctcgtaaaacacttgttataatattttactcttttttatccttatttttgcatatgtacccatgtcATCTAACGTCattaaaaattaacggtttcaaattaaaatgactaaaatatttttaataggtaGATGGGCCAAAAAAATAGTTATAAAGCAATGgagaatagaaaaataatttcaaaattttattttatttttaattaaaatatatatagtttttattaatggtATTAGCAGAACCATTATACTCAGAGCATTTGTataaaaatagtgttttataaGGGTACAGtagtaaatataaattttaagaaaatatttatgtaaatttaaatttttagaaggatatttatataagaaAATCTAATAAAGAAACAGAGCAAAAATATGAGTCATACTTGCCGAGGATGTATGGGGGCGTTGGGCGGCATATCGCTTCGCCAAGCTTCGCATCCAATCCGATCTAATATGAATCTGAtaagccgagccgagccgagctgcgCCGCGCCGCTTGTAGGATGGGAAATTAGTAGAAATCCATCCGTCAACCCCACTCAATCCACTTCTCCACGTATCCGTTTCCGCCGATAAAATCCCACGCACCgccatctctctctttcctctctctctctctctctctctctgcttctCCTCTAGAGCCCTCGCTCGCAAGCTagggtttctctctctctctaactctctctttctttcttcgatCTCTTGGGAGGAAGAGTAGAGCAGAGGCGAAGCCGGAGGCTCGATTTCGGCCGCCATGAGCGAGGAGAAGGACGCCCTCGAGCTCTCCGATCTCACTTCCGCCCTTCCCTCCAACGCCCCTGGTATGCTCTCTTCTGCCTATCCTTTATTCTCTTTTTTCCTAGCCATCTGATGTCTTCGGGTGTGTGCAGCTCTGAGCGCGGAGGATAGAGCGGGTCTCGTTAACGCTCTCAAGGTGCCATCTTTGGTTTCTCTCCTGTTTGCGTTTTCTCTTAGTTTTGTTTTTTGCGATCAAGTTGGTTTTTTTATAAGCCGGTATGATGATATTGGTGGGTTATTGGGTTGTAGAACAAGCTTCAGAGCCTGGCGGGGCCGCATGCGAATGTGCTGGAGACCCTGACCCCCAAGGTCCGGAAGCGCGTCGAGGTCCTGAGGGAGCTCCAGGTCGGCCATTCTTTCTCagtcatcatcttcttcatcccTCCTATGGATGTCCTTTTTAGGCTTTCATCTTTCCTAATTAAAGTTATCTTTTTAAAATTCTTGCGGGAGGTTATGGTACTTACCTTTCTTTACTTACTATTTTCTAGGAAGTGTTCTTGTTAGAGGTTAGGGTTCTGGCATCTTCTTTAATTACTAGATTGAATATATCTGCGATTTCTGAATCAATTATTTACGCTATCAAGTTCAAGTATTCTTCTAGAACTTGGCTTGCTTTCATCGCTTTTTAATCCTGGGTAATTTAACAACCTCTTCGCTTGTATAAGGTTGTTGTAAGAACATCTTTCTTTTCTGGGAGGAGTTAGCATATATTCTCTCTTTTCAAGCCTAAAGAATGTCAAGAAGCCTACTTGAGCATCCTAATATTTCCTTTTCAATCTTCGCCCTTGGCTAGgttagattatatatatatatatatatatatatatatatatatatatatatatatatatatatatatatatatattctctctTCAAATCTTTCATTGATCCCAGTGAAGACGGTTTTGATATTGATTCCTAAGATTAATACTGACAAATGGGTTTGAAATTGCCTCACCATGACACACTTGTTAGTATATGTATATTCCTGCCAAAAATTGCCACTTGTCACTTGTATCATCAATTATAGTCGTTTTGATAATTTTCAGGAGGTTTGATGATTCTTGCTTGTACTAATTCTGCTTTTTATATTCAAAGTATACTTTTGACTGAAGAACTTAGATGGGTATAGGAAGCTGTGATGATTGAAGCAATACTATGAACATTTTAATTAAGGAAAAGGAGTTTATGATTATCATCTTAAGTTTATAAATGCAGAATAGGAAACAAGGGAAATTTAAGTTTGTTTCAGTAGACTAGTGGAAGTGTTCTAATGGTTTCTCGTTATCCAGAGTCGACATGATGAGCTAGAGGCAAAATTCTTCGATGAAAGAGCAGCACTTGAGGCCAAATATCAGAAGCTCTATGAACCATTATACAATAAGGTAACCTTTTGTTGGTCGGTCTGATTTGTagattattgtttttttttttttcaaggccGCTTTGTGAAAACACTAAGGTGCATTGAAAATTCAAATACTAATATTTGAGGTCGTTTGTCTCTGGACATGTTGTGCATTTGCTGATCAAATGACATTATCCTTCccttaatatattttttgtatGTATATTGTGCAGCGTTATGAGATTGTGAATGGTGTGGTTGAAGTTGAAGGTGTTACAAATGAAGCTGCAGAAGAAAGCCCTGCAGAGGATAAAGCCAATGCAGGTTTTTGTTAGGACTCACTTAAGTTGTTATTTCATTCGTATTtgctgtttaaattcttatcttttgttttttttgcctCAGAAAATGGTGTGCCTGATTTCTGGCTTACTGCAATGAAAGCTAATGAAGTGCTCTCTGAGGAGGTAAGCAGGACTGCAAGGGACGCATCTTGTTACCTTCATTTGGTTAAACAAATAACTTCTGGATgtgaattctttttttctttggttcttGAATTCAGATCACAGAGAGCGATGAAGGAGCATTGAAGTACCTCAAAGATATTAAGTGGTGCAGAATTGATAATCCAAAGGGTTTTAagcttgaatttttctttgataccAATCCTTATTTTAAGAACTCTGTCCTGACAAAAACCTACCACATGATTGATGAGGATGACCCAGTTCTAGAGAAAGCAATAGGGTAAACTTGTTCACTGTATGCTAGATACCAATTGATGTTTACTTTTTTAAGTGCAGGAACTCATCGGATTGTTTTTGTtgtaggactaaaattgaatggTATCCTGGGAAGTGCCTGACTCAGAAGGTTTTGAAAAAGAAACCGAGAAAGGGATCAAAGAACACCAAGCCCATAACTAAAACAGAAAATTGCAATAGCTTTTTTAACTTCTTTACTCCACCTCAAAtccctgatgatgatgatgaaatcGATGAAGATACTGTAAGTAAACTTTGTTTTTTGTCTGGGAGGGAACAAAGGAAAACTAAATAATCGTACTGTCTGTAAGCCTTTCTTATTTTTCCCATTCTTCTGGACAGGCTGAACAGCTACAGAATCAAATGGAGCAAGATTATGATATTGGGTAAGTCATTATAGCTGTTGATAATGATGTTTCTGGCGTCATCTTGTTGGAGCCAATCTGCCAATGTCATCATCATTTATGTAGAAATGATGAAAGGATAAGTTTGAACTTGTGTATCATGTTGAAAGACCATATATTTGATACTTTTATTAAATATTAGAGATTCAAGAGCTTAAAATTTAGCCGGTTTATCTATGTTTTAAAAGGTAAAGTGGCACCTTTGTAATGATATTGCATTTCCTTTAATAAGGTACTCAGCAGCCAGCTGTTATTTGCAGATCCACTATAAGAGACAAGATTATAAACCATGCTGTTTCATGGTTTACGGGAGAGGCTGTTCAGGTGGATGATTTTGAAGGCATAGAAGATGAGGATGACGAggatgaagatgaagatgaagatgaagatgaagatgaggatgatgaggatgaagatgaggatgatgatgaagaagatgaaggggaaCGCAAGGTCGGAAAAAAGGTACAAAGGCCTTTCAGATGCTTCTTTCTTAATAATAATTGTTGTTAATAGCATCTGACTTTTCACTATCTCGATTTTGAAATGCCCCAAGCAGTCGGCAACTAGGAAGAAGGTGCGCAATTTCTTTTCAAGTTTTAGCCTATGTATTTGTAATATGCTTTCCTTTTTTATCATTGTTGCTTATGCTCTGGAGCTGCAGAAGAGTGGAGCTCATTCTGAGGAAGGTCAGCAGGTGGAACGTCCAGCTGAGTGCAAGCAGCAGTAATATGTTTCAAAAATGAAGATGGTGTCATGCGAGACTTCCTTGAGTGTAGTGTTTGAGGATCTGTTTGAGATGATGATCAAGCAGAACTCTTCTGTTCTGATTCCCTACTGTGATTTTATTGGAAATCTAGTGGAATTGGAGTAGGGGTTGGAAATCTACTGCCCTTGTCATATATCATGTGATTGGTTTTTCCCGttattccattttttttctgGGTTCTGCGGATGGGGCGTCTGAAAATCTGTGAGAATACCCCTCCGCTGGGGTAAGATAAGGGTCACACCACGTTCAGCGCCTGTATGATGCATTTTATTCTCATAGTCGTTAATGATTCGGGACTGAAAAAAAGTTCTGCCAATGGTGTTCCTGTCTGAATATGTGCTTTGTGATAGTTAATAGTCgagatttttcttgttttacAAGACAGAAGTATAACTTTAAATCGAATACAGTGCTCTTGAGCCGCACAGAGCAAGCCAAGGTATCGTGTGGTTGATCGGGCGGTTCGGGCCACCAATCATCTGTGTTAGGAGTGGCGAATAAGGCTGGCCGGATGTTTGTGGCATATAATGTGGATGAGGACATTAATGCTGATGAGGGCACGCGTAGGTCATTGGATAATAAAGCCAAAAAATTTACAACTGCATGGGCACAAAGTttgacatttttatttttttttatttttgttggtaAGCTCCAACTGGTAACGGCTCCATCCTGCTTTCTAATATTATGCTCGTCATAGCATCCAATCATCCAAATATTCTTAGAATTATGCTCTCCTAATCAAGGTTTCAGTCTCCGGATCTTGTACCGGCTGTTACACAAAGCCTCGTCGTGCTAGAAACCCAAAAACACACTGACGTGAAGCATCTCCCTCATCTTGAGTTGATGCGGATGCTCATGCACCCTGGAACCGAGCATGTTTTCCAAGTCCTGGAGCTACAGAACACGTATTTTTTACCAGTCTTGCCCGACAGGTATTCGCTGacctaattaaaataaaatttcttgcATTTTGATTCTCCTTTGAAATGAGGATGCATATCTTGTTGAAGTATAGAAGAAGCTTTGAAATGAGGAGGAATATCTTGTCAAAAAACACGGTATACACCACTCCATCAGcgaacaaaggaaaaaaaaaatcgaatttTCCTGTTACAAAATGATCTACCCCCGACCTAATCTATATCCGAGAAAACCTTCATCTGCTCTTCTTCTCTTGTATTCTGGCTCCTGTCAGTTTGGAAAACGTTGTTAGAGAATTTATTTTCTTATCACAGTCCACCCCAGCTCATGAACTTCTTCACCTCGTCATATAAAACCAGTATAGCAGCTGCTCCAGTGCTTCGGAACATGTTAGATACTGCTCCACGGTAAAAGGAAGCCAGGCCCTCCGTCCTATATATCTTCCTCCAACAATCGAGAGTGCTATGGTACATTGGTTTCTCCATTCCAGACTGCATCATCATTCTCCTCCGTACGGTATCCAGCGGGTAGGAGACGAGCCCTGCCATGGTTGTGACTGCTTGGGCCGTCACCCAACGCTTCCACAGTGCAGAGTCCTCGGACACCAAAAAATCTTTAGCTGTGTCAAAGCCTCCAAAGTACAGGCCCCGATGGACAATCATCCCTTGGAGTGAGGCCGGTAGGCCCCGGTAGATGCCCCTCATGCCATCTTTCTGGTGGATCGTGTGGAGGAAGTGGCAGATGCCCTTGAATTGGCGGGAGTCCGTCCTGCCAATGTCAGCTGCAAGGCGGGTGTGGGCAATGTCCAGCGGATAGATGATGGCGAGGGTTGTGCATCCAGCTGCAGCCCCCGCCATGAAGTTGGCAGCTGCGACCGACGTGAAACGCCCATCTACTGATGCTTCTCTACCCTTCAACGTTGTTCTGTACAGATCCTGAAAGAGTGACAACAAATTACATTAGAACATATCACAAGTTAAGCATGCAACGTTAGCTTGTTTTGAAGCAGGGCACATTCCATCATTGTTCATAAAACTTGAGACGGATTACTGTGAAAACAAGATCTCTCCTGCTAAAACAAATTTATACAGCAAACCTATGCAaatttcaaactttttttttttaaaacaaaaattccTTTGGCAAGAGTTTTTCATGGACTTAAATTCATCATAGTTCTTCTGAGTGGTTTTTTAATTCTCAACAGAATGGCCGGTCAAATGATGTAGGCATGCCGCAATAATCTTGTTTCCCCACAATATTACTACCATACGACCAAACAGCTGGTTCCAAATGAAAATGGAATTCAAAAATACTACAATAGCCCATATGCGAGGCTGGCAATAGAAGATATTGCCACAAGA
This portion of the Phoenix dactylifera cultivar Barhee BC4 chromosome 11, palm_55x_up_171113_PBpolish2nd_filt_p, whole genome shotgun sequence genome encodes:
- the LOC103720242 gene encoding nucleosome assembly protein 1;2-like, which translates into the protein MSEEKDALELSDLTSALPSNAPALSAEDRAGLVNALKNKLQSLAGPHANVLETLTPKVRKRVEVLRELQSRHDELEAKFFDERAALEAKYQKLYEPLYNKRYEIVNGVVEVEGVTNEAAEESPAEDKANAENGVPDFWLTAMKANEVLSEEITESDEGALKYLKDIKWCRIDNPKGFKLEFFFDTNPYFKNSVLTKTYHMIDEDDPVLEKAIGTKIEWYPGKCLTQKVLKKKPRKGSKNTKPITKTENCNSFFNFFTPPQIPDDDDEIDEDTAEQLQNQMEQDYDIGSTIRDKIINHAVSWFTGEAVQVDDFEGIEDEDDEDEDEDEDEDEDEDDEDEDEDDDEEDEGERKVGKKQSATRKKKSGAHSEEGQQVERPAECKQQ
- the LOC103720262 gene encoding probable ADP,ATP carrier protein At5g56450; this translates as MRGRGDGKEGSGGDPHWRGAGSDGGRRRRMGDFERDLVAGAVMGAVVHTVVAPIERAKLLLQTQESNAALLGHARRRRFRGMVDCIARTVREEGVLSLWRGNGTSVLRYYPSVALNFSLKDLYRTTLKGREASVDGRFTSVAAANFMAGAAAGCTTLAIIYPLDIAHTRLAADIGRTDSRQFKGICHFLHTIHQKDGMRGIYRGLPASLQGMIVHRGLYFGGFDTAKDFLVSEDSALWKRWVTAQAVTTMAGLVSYPLDTVRRRMMMQSGMEKPMYHSTLDCWRKIYRTEGLASFYRGAVSNMFRSTGAAAILVLYDEVKKFMSWGGL